One window of Sinorhizobium fredii NGR234 genomic DNA carries:
- a CDS encoding VOC family protein gives MAISGGGATARQICIKLFVRHGDEERAIAFYRDVFGAELLQRHEWSGILTSADLGIGASIFRVAGANPRRDAEPRLGGPRSPHALGTTAAILELHVDDVDRVLARAMGAGASLRNAVETLPTGDRVAALIDPFGHIWALFMAIDESDLDVFGVERNAA, from the coding sequence ATGGCCATTTCCGGTGGCGGCGCAACGGCGCGACAGATCTGCATAAAACTGTTCGTCAGGCACGGCGACGAGGAGCGGGCGATCGCATTTTATCGCGATGTCTTCGGCGCCGAGCTCCTCCAGCGCCATGAATGGAGCGGCATTCTGACGAGCGCCGACCTCGGCATCGGCGCCTCGATCTTCCGGGTGGCCGGCGCCAATCCGCGCCGCGATGCCGAGCCGCGCCTCGGCGGGCCGCGCTCGCCGCATGCGCTCGGCACGACGGCGGCGATTCTCGAGCTGCATGTCGACGATGTGGATCGGGTGCTCGCCCGGGCGATGGGCGCCGGCGCCAGCCTGCGCAATGCGGTCGAGACCCTGCCGACGGGCGACCGCGTCGCCGCGCTCATCGATCCGTTCGGCCATATCTGGGCGCTGTTCATGGCGATCGATGAGAGCGACTTGGACGTCTTCGGGGTGGAGAGGAATGCTGCTTGA
- a CDS encoding Lrp/AsnC family transcriptional regulator: MDDLDQALISALRQNARIPVSTLSAKTGVSRATIAARIDRLVANGTIAAFTIRTGSEILASGVRAVVMIEVHGKMADRVAEQLRGLPQVRALHSTNGRWDFIAELEDRDLASFDETLRRIRLIDGITVTETNILLKTSKLTGAF, encoded by the coding sequence ATGGACGATCTCGACCAGGCCCTCATCAGCGCCCTGCGGCAGAATGCGCGAATTCCGGTCTCGACGCTTTCGGCGAAGACCGGGGTATCGCGCGCCACGATCGCGGCGCGCATCGACCGGCTGGTCGCCAACGGAACGATCGCGGCCTTCACTATCCGGACGGGATCGGAAATCCTTGCCTCGGGGGTCCGCGCCGTCGTGATGATCGAGGTTCATGGCAAGATGGCCGATCGGGTTGCCGAGCAGTTGCGCGGCCTGCCGCAGGTGAGGGCGCTGCACAGCACCAATGGGCGATGGGACTTCATCGCCGAACTCGAGGACCGCGACCTCGCCAGCTTCGACGAGACCTTGCGCCGCATCCGGCTCATCGACGGCATCACCGTCACGGAAACGAACATTCTGCTCAAGACCAGCAAATTGACCGGCGCTTTCTGA
- the rocF gene encoding arginase, which produces MKSITLIGAPIEEGSGRRGAAMGPTALRIAGIDTVLSELGHTVHDEGDLRPLPARDLPNHAGANNLQMVAAFARALNDTVHDTARKGHVPIILGGDHALSMGSVSGMARYAHEVGRPLFVLWLDAHADFNSPSTSPSGNMHGMPVAFFCGEAEFTPILAADRPLVDPKRVYQVGIRSVDSREREEIAEHGVNVYDMRAVDEIGMAHIMRQILDDVRAADGLLHVSLDVDFMDPEFAPGVGTTVPGGATFREAHLIMEMLCDSGLVSSLDVVELNPFLDDRGKSARILVELTASLFGRRILDRPTRSA; this is translated from the coding sequence ATGAAGAGCATTACGTTGATCGGCGCACCCATCGAGGAAGGTTCCGGGCGCCGCGGCGCGGCCATGGGCCCGACGGCGCTGAGGATTGCCGGCATCGACACGGTGCTTTCCGAATTGGGCCATACGGTTCACGACGAAGGCGACCTGCGGCCACTGCCGGCCCGCGACCTTCCGAACCATGCGGGCGCGAACAATCTGCAGATGGTCGCCGCCTTCGCCCGGGCGCTCAACGACACGGTACATGACACGGCCCGCAAGGGACATGTCCCGATCATTCTCGGCGGCGATCATGCCCTGTCGATGGGCAGCGTCTCCGGCATGGCGCGCTACGCGCACGAGGTCGGCCGGCCGCTCTTCGTGCTCTGGCTCGACGCCCACGCCGACTTCAACTCGCCTTCGACGTCGCCATCCGGCAACATGCACGGCATGCCGGTTGCCTTCTTCTGCGGCGAAGCGGAATTCACCCCGATTCTCGCCGCAGATCGGCCGCTCGTCGATCCGAAAAGGGTCTACCAGGTCGGTATCCGTTCGGTCGATTCACGCGAACGCGAGGAGATCGCCGAGCACGGCGTCAATGTCTACGACATGCGGGCCGTCGACGAGATAGGCATGGCCCATATCATGCGGCAGATCCTCGACGACGTGCGCGCCGCCGACGGCCTCTTGCATGTCAGCCTCGACGTCGATTTCATGGATCCGGAGTTTGCCCCCGGCGTCGGCACCACCGTGCCGGGCGGCGCCACCTTCCGCGAGGCCCATCTCATCATGGAGATGCTTTGCGACAGCGGTCTCGTCTCTTCGCTCGACGTCGTCGAACTCAACCCGTTCCTCGACGACCGCGGCAAGAGCGCCCGCATACTGGTGGAGCTGACGGCGAGCCTCTTCGGCCGCCGCATCCTTGACCGGCCGACCCGGAGCGCCTGA
- the rocD gene encoding ornithine--oxo-acid transaminase, whose translation MKTTAALIETEHLLGAHNYKPLDVVLTRGEGVFVWDIEGNRYLDCLSAYSAVNQGHCHPKIFKAMVEQAQKLTLTSRAFRNDQLALFYEEIAALTGSHKVLPMNSGAEAVETAIKAVRKWGYEVKGVAADQAEIIVCANNFHGRTIGIVGFSTDPDSHDGFGPFAPGFRIVPFGDIDAFRAAISENTVAFLVEPIQGEAGVIVPPAGYFAEVRELCTKHAITLVLDEIQTGLGRTGKLLAEEHEAIEADVTLIGKALSGGFYPVSAVLSNSEVLGVLKPGQHGSTFGGNPLACAIARAALKVLTEEGMIENSARMGERFMTGLTDIRSNIIREVRGRGLMLAVELVPEAGGARKYCEALKARGILAKDTHGDTIRIAPPLVITAGEVDWALEQFAAVLAST comes from the coding sequence ATGAAGACCACGGCCGCCCTGATCGAGACCGAACATCTGCTCGGCGCACACAATTACAAGCCGCTCGACGTCGTGCTGACGCGCGGCGAAGGCGTGTTCGTCTGGGACATCGAGGGCAACCGTTATCTCGACTGCCTGTCGGCCTATTCGGCCGTCAACCAGGGCCATTGCCACCCGAAGATCTTCAAGGCGATGGTGGAGCAGGCGCAGAAGCTGACGCTCACCTCGCGTGCCTTCCGCAACGACCAGCTCGCGCTCTTCTACGAGGAGATCGCTGCGCTGACCGGCTCGCACAAGGTGCTGCCGATGAATTCCGGCGCCGAGGCGGTCGAGACGGCGATCAAGGCCGTCCGTAAATGGGGATACGAGGTCAAGGGCGTCGCCGCCGACCAGGCGGAGATCATCGTCTGCGCCAACAATTTCCACGGCCGCACCATCGGCATTGTCGGCTTTTCGACCGATCCCGACTCGCATGACGGATTCGGTCCCTTCGCGCCCGGCTTCAGGATCGTTCCCTTCGGCGACATCGATGCCTTCCGGGCGGCGATCAGCGAGAACACCGTCGCCTTCCTGGTCGAGCCGATCCAGGGCGAGGCCGGCGTCATCGTACCGCCTGCCGGCTATTTCGCGGAAGTGCGCGAGCTCTGCACGAAGCACGCCATCACGCTTGTCCTCGACGAGATCCAGACCGGTCTCGGCCGCACCGGCAAGCTCCTCGCGGAAGAACACGAGGCCATCGAGGCGGATGTGACACTGATCGGCAAGGCGCTTTCCGGCGGCTTCTACCCGGTTTCTGCCGTGCTTTCGAATTCGGAGGTCCTCGGCGTGCTGAAGCCCGGCCAGCACGGCTCTACCTTCGGCGGCAACCCGCTCGCCTGCGCGATCGCCAGGGCGGCACTGAAGGTGCTGACCGAAGAAGGCATGATCGAGAATTCGGCGCGGATGGGCGAACGCTTCATGACGGGGCTGACGGACATTCGCTCCAACATCATCAGGGAAGTCCGCGGCCGCGGCCTGATGCTCGCCGTGGAACTCGTGCCGGAGGCCGGCGGCGCACGCAAATATTGCGAGGCGCTGAAGGCGCGCGGCATCCTCGCCAAGGACACCCACGGCGACACGATCCGCATCGCCCCGCCGCTCGTCATCACCGCGGGAGAGGTCGACTGGGCGCTCGAGCAATTCGCGGCGGTGCTCGCTTCCACCTGA
- a CDS encoding chemotaxis protein CheW, translating to MTGTLKTAGFDGETLEIIAFRLHDQEFCVKTTTIREIRGWAPSTPIPHSPPEVIGVMNLRGTVIPIIDLAHKLGMKSTVANERSAIVVAEVHNMVIGLVVDRVSDILTVQGSQVQPVPEVTASFDKSFAEGIIANENGMICFLNLARMFKEREVEELAA from the coding sequence ATGACTGGCACGTTGAAAACGGCTGGATTTGACGGCGAGACGCTGGAGATCATCGCGTTCCGCCTCCACGATCAGGAATTCTGCGTCAAGACGACGACGATCCGCGAAATCCGCGGCTGGGCGCCTTCGACGCCGATCCCGCATTCGCCGCCGGAAGTGATCGGCGTCATGAACCTGCGCGGCACGGTTATCCCGATCATCGACCTCGCCCACAAGCTCGGCATGAAATCCACCGTCGCCAACGAGCGCAGCGCCATCGTCGTCGCCGAAGTCCACAACATGGTGATCGGCCTCGTCGTCGACCGCGTCTCCGACATCCTGACGGTCCAGGGCAGCCAGGTACAGCCGGTCCCGGAAGTCACCGCCTCCTTCGACAAGAGCTTCGCCGAAGGCATCATCGCCAACGAGAACGGCATGATCTGCTTCCTCAACCTCGCTCGCATGTTCAAGGAGCGCGAGGTGGAAGAGCTCGCCGCCTGA
- a CDS encoding methyl-accepting chemotaxis protein translates to MFSFAKRSDSNHIIAALSKSQAIIQFDLTGNILTANENFCKALGYSLQEIVGQHHRLFCPADYAATPEYRAFWARLGRGEFDSNAYKRVTKGGREIWIQATYNPVLRNGKPYKVVKFASDITAAKLKATEDAGKLEAISQSQAVIEFTPTGEIITANENFCGALGYRLSEIEGRHHSMFCEPNYARTAEYSDFWRRLAQGEFSAGEFVRYGKGGKEIWIQAAYNPIRDPNGKVYKVVKFATDVSERMAAINALGAGLRSLAEGDLTRTLETPFVPSMETVRNDFNEAIARLCRAMQTVGENAGAIAGGAREIRSAADDLSKRTEQQAASVEETAAALDEITTTVADSSRRAEEAGHLVAKTKDGAEHSKLVVRNAIGAMDQIEQSSREISNIIGVIDDIAFQTNLLALNAGVEAARAGEAGKGFAVVATEVRELAQRSASAAKDIKALITTSGEHVRSGVALVGQTGAALEQILVQVQDINLNVSAIVEAAREQATGLKEINQAVNAMDQATQQNAAMVEESTAASHAMSREAEALYGLLRQFRIGQDISGGPREMRADAPASPDRPHAATATRGAQKRNLAVVPAADAWQNF, encoded by the coding sequence ATGTTTTCTTTTGCGAAGCGTTCGGATTCAAACCATATCATCGCGGCATTGTCGAAATCGCAGGCGATCATCCAGTTCGACCTCACCGGCAATATCCTCACCGCAAACGAGAATTTCTGCAAAGCGCTCGGCTACAGCCTTCAGGAAATCGTTGGCCAGCACCATCGCTTGTTCTGCCCCGCGGACTACGCCGCAACGCCCGAATATCGCGCGTTCTGGGCGCGTTTGGGCCGCGGCGAGTTCGACAGCAATGCCTATAAGCGTGTGACCAAGGGTGGGCGGGAAATATGGATACAAGCGACCTACAACCCGGTCCTTCGCAACGGCAAGCCCTATAAGGTCGTCAAGTTCGCCTCCGACATCACCGCAGCAAAACTCAAAGCAACGGAAGATGCGGGCAAGCTCGAGGCGATCTCCCAGTCACAGGCGGTGATCGAATTCACCCCGACCGGGGAGATCATCACGGCCAACGAGAATTTCTGCGGCGCCCTCGGCTACCGGCTCTCCGAAATCGAAGGGCGCCATCACAGCATGTTCTGCGAGCCGAACTACGCCCGCACGGCCGAATACAGCGACTTCTGGAGACGGCTCGCCCAGGGCGAATTCAGCGCAGGCGAATTCGTCCGCTATGGCAAGGGCGGCAAGGAAATCTGGATCCAGGCCGCCTACAACCCGATCCGCGACCCCAACGGCAAGGTCTACAAGGTGGTCAAGTTCGCGACCGACGTCAGCGAACGCATGGCGGCGATCAACGCGCTCGGCGCCGGCTTGCGATCGCTGGCGGAAGGCGATCTGACACGGACTCTGGAGACACCCTTCGTGCCGAGCATGGAGACGGTGCGCAATGACTTCAACGAAGCGATCGCCCGCCTCTGTCGTGCCATGCAAACGGTCGGGGAAAACGCCGGAGCGATTGCCGGCGGCGCACGGGAGATCAGGTCCGCCGCCGACGATCTGTCGAAGCGGACCGAACAGCAGGCCGCATCCGTCGAGGAAACGGCCGCGGCGCTCGACGAGATCACCACCACGGTCGCCGATTCGAGCCGTCGCGCCGAGGAGGCCGGCCACCTTGTTGCCAAGACAAAGGACGGAGCAGAACACTCGAAGCTCGTCGTCCGGAATGCCATCGGCGCGATGGATCAGATCGAGCAATCATCCCGCGAGATCAGCAACATCATCGGCGTGATCGACGATATTGCCTTCCAGACCAACCTGCTGGCACTCAATGCCGGCGTCGAGGCGGCCCGCGCCGGCGAAGCGGGCAAGGGTTTCGCGGTCGTGGCGACGGAGGTGCGGGAGCTCGCCCAGCGTTCGGCAAGCGCCGCAAAGGACATCAAGGCGCTGATCACCACCTCCGGCGAGCATGTCCGCAGCGGCGTCGCGCTGGTCGGCCAAACGGGCGCCGCGCTGGAGCAGATCCTCGTCCAGGTCCAGGACATCAACCTCAACGTCTCGGCGATCGTCGAAGCGGCGCGCGAGCAGGCGACGGGCCTCAAGGAGATCAACCAGGCGGTCAATGCGATGGATCAGGCGACACAGCAGAACGCCGCCATGGTCGAGGAAAGCACCGCGGCGAGCCACGCCATGTCGCGCGAGGCAGAGGCTCTCTACGGCCTTCTCCGGCAATTCCGCATCGGTCAGGATATCAGCGGCGGTCCGAGGGAAATGCGCGCTGATGCGCCCGCTTCACCCGACCGGCCGCATGCCGCAACGGCAACAAGAGGCGCCCAAAAGCGAAACCTTGCGGTCGTGCCGGCCGCCGACGCCTGGCAGAACTTCTGA
- a CDS encoding formate dehydrogenase subunit delta encodes MSTENPNAKLIYMANQIATFFQSQPAAEAAQGVATHINKYWEARMRRKLFEHIDHGGEGLNPLVLEAAPKIRRPEAA; translated from the coding sequence ATGTCGACTGAAAATCCCAACGCCAAGCTGATCTACATGGCGAACCAGATCGCCACCTTCTTCCAGAGCCAGCCGGCGGCAGAGGCGGCGCAGGGCGTGGCGACGCATATCAACAAATATTGGGAGGCGCGGATGCGCCGCAAGCTGTTCGAGCATATCGATCACGGCGGCGAGGGACTGAACCCGCTGGTGCTGGAAGCCGCACCGAAGATCCGCCGCCCGGAAGCGGCGTAG
- the fdhD gene encoding formate dehydrogenase accessory sulfurtransferase FdhD has translation MAGKRLPPSSAAVTVGAADSTLFRTTAQVPEKARRAGVLVSQTRVVPEETPVALTYGGSTHAVMMATPADLEDFAVGFSLTEGIITDPDQIETVDVVAEERGIDLQIALREEQNDALRLRRRHMAGPVGCGLCGVESIEQAVRTTPDVSGSPLRLSEQDVVQAVGLLNGQQPLHLETRAVHGAAFYVPGRGLIAVREDVGRHNALDKLTGAAARAGFRGAQGAVVVTSRVSVEMVQKTAIAGSPVIIAISAPTALAIRTAEEAGMTLIALVRGDEFEIFTHAERIERDEEKCARFSARIPR, from the coding sequence ATGGCAGGCAAACGACTTCCGCCCTCTTCCGCTGCCGTCACGGTCGGCGCGGCCGACAGCACCCTCTTCAGGACAACGGCGCAGGTTCCGGAAAAGGCGCGTCGCGCGGGCGTGCTCGTTTCGCAAACGCGCGTTGTCCCGGAAGAAACGCCGGTCGCCTTGACCTATGGCGGCTCGACGCATGCGGTGATGATGGCGACGCCTGCCGATCTCGAGGATTTCGCCGTCGGCTTCAGTCTGACCGAAGGCATCATCACCGATCCGGATCAGATCGAGACGGTCGACGTGGTCGCCGAGGAAAGGGGCATCGACCTGCAGATCGCCCTCCGGGAGGAGCAGAACGATGCCCTGCGCCTGCGCCGCCGCCATATGGCCGGCCCGGTCGGTTGCGGGCTCTGCGGCGTCGAATCGATCGAGCAGGCGGTGCGGACGACACCGGATGTTTCCGGTTCGCCCCTGAGACTTTCCGAGCAGGATGTCGTACAGGCGGTCGGGCTTCTCAACGGCCAGCAGCCCCTGCATCTCGAGACGCGCGCCGTGCATGGCGCGGCCTTCTATGTGCCGGGCCGCGGGCTGATCGCGGTGCGCGAGGATGTTGGCCGCCACAATGCACTCGACAAGCTCACCGGTGCCGCCGCGCGGGCCGGCTTCAGGGGCGCGCAAGGCGCCGTCGTCGTGACCTCGCGCGTCTCCGTCGAAATGGTGCAGAAGACGGCGATCGCCGGAAGTCCTGTCATCATCGCCATCTCCGCGCCGACGGCGCTTGCGATCCGGACGGCGGAGGAAGCCGGCATGACGCTGATCGCGCTGGTGCGCGGCGACGAATTCGAAATCTTCACCCATGCCGAGCGTATAGAGCGGGATGAGGAGAAGTGCGCGCGCTTTTCCGCCCGCATCCCGCGCTGA